One window from the genome of Cryptomeria japonica chromosome 6, Sugi_1.0, whole genome shotgun sequence encodes:
- the LOC131072119 gene encoding ent-kaurene oxidase, chloroplastic produces the protein MSQYLSVTWTAIQVVMVVGLVFIAIKSSSSKKKKKYPPAVGAWMVVRDLVLFKDKVPHRTFYQWAKFYGPVYSVRTGLTSAVVVLNSAKAARQAMTEHHSSITAKNLTTALKVLSLDQTMVALSDYGRDHRLMKKLMVSHLLGTTPQRNNAYMREEMVRRLIDSVYLELKKACNDTVNMSKIILDHLFPFALNQVIGRTVEPLHVEELGSKVVSLQDMYNLIVGDPGNAALEINWRDFLPLVNRWLPNKKLRKLLDDVTRRRSALVRALICQERDLLSSGKEPKGYLDMLLKEGEILSERQLETAIWEPVIESTTTSHVAMVWAFFNLAKHPHAQERLYKELEQVCGNKAVEEKDLRKLPYLKGIFYETVRRHSPLPLVPLRIVHEDVEIDGYHVPAGWEILINIWGANNYEGEWKNSEEWKPERQLEFPVEEDIYRTMVFGAGNRLCAGWTQAVTIASLVIGRIVQNFELKMPTGHEEDYDTIINTGTHKLRPLFSILTPRNL, from the exons ATGTCCCAGTATTTGTCAGTAACATGGACTGCCATTCAGGTTGTAATGGTGGTGGGTTTAGTATTCATTGCCATCAAATCTAGttcatcaaagaagaagaagaaatacccACCAG CTGTGGGTGCATGGATGGTTGTGAGGGACCTTGTTCTGTTCAAGGATAAGGTGCCTCATAGAACATTCTACCAGTGGGCTAAATTCTATGGTCCTGTCTATTCTGTCCGTACTGGCCTTACATCTGCTGTTGTTGTATTGAATTCAGCCAAAGCTGCCAGACAA GCCATGACAGAGCATCATTCATCTATCACAGCGAAAAATCTGACCACAGCCTTGAAAGTGCTGTCTTTGGATCAGACAATGGTGGCCTTGTCAGACTATGGAAGAGATCATCGCTTGATGAAGAAGCTCATGGTCTCGCACCTCCTCGGAACAACTCCTCAA AGAAACAATGCATATATGCGTGAGGAAATGGTGCGGAGGCTAATAGATTCCGTGTATCTGGAGTTGAAGAAAGCTTGCAATGATACAGTGAACATGAGCAAGATAATTCTAGATCACTTGTTTCCTTTTGCTCTAAATCAG GTGATAGGCAGAACTGTGGAAcccttacatgttgaagagttGGGCAGTAAAGTTGTATCGTTGCAAGACATGTACAATCTTATAGTTGGAGATCCTGGAAATGCTGCTCTGGAAATCAATTGGAGAGACTTCCTTCCTCTTGTAAACAGATGGCTTCCCAACAAAAAACTACGGAAATTGTTAGATGATGTGACGAGGAGAAGATCAGCACTTGTGAGGGCTCTTATTTGCCAAGAGAGAGACCTTCTATCTTCAGGAAAG GAACCGAAAGGATATCTAGACATGCTTCTCAAGGAAGGTGAGATTCTGAGTGAGAGGCAGCTGGAGACAGCAATATGGGAGCCTGTTATTGAAAGCACTACTACAAGTCATGTTGCTATGGTCTGGGCTTTCTTCAACCTTGCCAAGCATCCTCACGCTCAG GAACGACTTTACAAAGAGCTAGAACAAGTATGTGGAAATAAAGCAGTAGAAGAAAAGGATTTGAGGAAATTGCCATATCTGAAGGGAATATTTTATGAGACAGTACGCAGACATTCTCCTTTGCCTCTAGTGCCACTACGTATCGTCCATGAGGATGTGGAGATTGACGGCTACCATGTTCCAGCAGGATGGGAG ATATTAATTAATATATGGGGAGCAAATAATTATGAGGGCGAATGGAAAAATTCAGAGGAGTGGAAACCAGAGAGACAACTAGAGTTTCCAGTGGAAGAAGATATTTATAGGACCATGGTATTTGGAGCAGGGAATAGATTGTGTGCAGGATGGACACAAGCAGTGACAATAGCCTCCTTGGTCATTGGGAGGATTGTTCAAAACTTTGAATTGAAAATGCCAACAGGACATGAGGAGGACTACGACACAATAATAAACACGGGAACTCACAAGCTGCGTCCTCTCTTTTCAATTCTCACaccaagaaatctctaa